One genomic region from Amaranthus tricolor cultivar Red isolate AtriRed21 chromosome 12, ASM2621246v1, whole genome shotgun sequence encodes:
- the LOC130828576 gene encoding uncharacterized mitochondrial protein AtMg00810-like — protein MLITYRDCRSCYTWSIHQLDVKNVFLHGSDSVVDDIMLIASFDSLRKHIIFLLANEFAMKDLGMLHYFLGIIIDRAGMSSCKPSHTPFDTACKLGTLDSPPVADITLYRSLAGALQYLTFTRPDISYAVQQVCLHIHDPRESHFLALKSIIRYLKGTLSLGLHLLSSPGSTLVCYTDDDWVGCADSRHSTLGYCAFLGDNLISLLAKRQSTLSPSNTEAKYHAVANAVAETCWLRNLLLELHYPIPKATLVYCDNISAIYLSGNPVQHQLTKHIEIDIYFVREKVAKGEMRVVHVPFRFKFADIFTKGLPHVLLDEFRYNLSVRSSLASIEGVY, from the exons atgttaattacaTATCGAGATTGTCGCTCTTGCTACACTTGGTCTATTCATCAACTTGATGTCAAGAATGTGTTCTTACACG GCTCCGATAGCGTG GTGGATGATATTATGCTTATTGCATCGTTTGACTCATTACGCAAACATATTATTTTCTTACTTGCTAATGAGTTTGCGATGAAGGATTTAGGTATGCTGCATTACTTCTTGGGGATT ATTATTGATCGTGCTGGTATGTCTTCTTGTAAACCTTCTCACACTCCCTTTGATACTGCTTGCAAACTAGGTACTTTGGATAGTCCTCCTGTGGCTGATATTACTTTATATCGCAGTCTTGCTGGTGCTCTGCAATATCTTACTTTTACTCGTCCTGATATATCGTATGCAGTTCAGCAAGTTTGTCTTCATATACATGATCCTCGAGAGAGTCATTTTCTTGCATTAAAGAGCATTATTAGGTATCTTAAGGGTACTTTATCATTGGGTCTTCATCTTCTTTCTTCTCCTGGATCTACTTTAGTATGCTATACTGATGACGATTGGGTGGGTTGCGCGGATAGCCGGCATTCTACGTTAGGATATTGTGCTTTCTTGGGTGATAATTTGATTTCATTGTTGGCTAAACGACAATCTACTTTGTCTCCGTCTAATACTGAGGCTAAATATCATGCTGTAGCCAATGCTGTGGCTGAAACGTGTTGGCTACGCAACTTATTACTTGAGCTTCATTATCCTATTCCTAAAGCTACATTAGTCTATTGTGATAATATTAGTGCCATTTATCTTTCTGGAAATCCCGTGCAACATCAATTAACCAAACATATTGAGATTGACATATATTTTGTTCGTGAGAAAGTGGCTAAGGGTGAAATGCGTGTTGTTCATGTTCCATTCCGGTTTAAGTTTGCTGATATTTTTACCAAAGGCCTTCCTCATGTTTTGCTTGATGAGTTTCGATACAATCTCAGTGTTCGATCTTCTCTCGCTTCGATTGAGGGGGTGTATTAG